The following proteins are co-located in the Paraphotobacterium marinum genome:
- a CDS encoding ParB/RepB/Spo0J family partition protein yields the protein MVIKTQDLNAKLFGRVDKRKTSNKEETKLAMQEKAPFIELNVAGEEAITFRLVKIPANQIEIKTNVFEENAREQEFLTKSALSDILYTLETKGQQYPAIGRQNGNKIEVLDGSRRRQACIYAQKEFLIYVAQNVNSNHAKFLSDVANAHKSLSLYEKGKEMKNALKTGKARDQKELSNLFQCSEALVSGALKAADLPLDLLRVYPNVSEVGRPTIVKIHKIFNQLTQKEKDSVIQKIQKTEFYKLSDIGTIGTTRLIKEVSIKLENIINSIRPENKKSENIGNLLSGKINYKLSNNNLALKISDINEEKAKKILMILEEHLT from the coding sequence ATGGTTATTAAAACACAAGATTTGAATGCAAAGTTATTTGGTAGAGTGGATAAGCGAAAAACATCCAATAAAGAAGAAACAAAATTAGCTATGCAAGAAAAAGCACCATTCATTGAATTAAATGTTGCTGGTGAAGAGGCAATTACATTTAGATTAGTGAAAATTCCAGCAAATCAAATTGAAATAAAAACTAATGTGTTCGAGGAAAATGCGAGAGAGCAGGAGTTTCTCACAAAAAGTGCTTTATCTGATATTTTATATACCCTAGAAACTAAAGGCCAACAGTATCCCGCGATAGGAAGACAAAATGGAAATAAAATTGAGGTCTTAGATGGCAGTAGAAGAAGACAAGCTTGTATTTACGCTCAAAAAGAATTTCTTATTTATGTAGCTCAAAATGTCAACTCAAATCATGCTAAATTTTTATCTGATGTAGCAAATGCTCATAAGTCTCTTTCTCTTTATGAAAAAGGCAAAGAAATGAAGAATGCTTTGAAAACAGGGAAAGCTAGGGATCAGAAGGAGTTATCTAATCTTTTTCAATGTAGTGAGGCCTTAGTTAGTGGTGCTTTGAAAGCCGCTGACTTACCGTTAGATTTACTTAGAGTCTATCCTAATGTTAGTGAAGTCGGGCGTCCAACTATTGTAAAAATACACAAAATATTTAACCAGCTAACGCAAAAGGAAAAAGATTCAGTAATTCAGAAAATCCAGAAAACTGAATTTTATAAATTAAGTGATATAGGGACCATTGGTACAACCAGACTTATAAAAGAAGTGAGTATTAAATTAGAAAATATTATTAATTCAATCAGACCGGAAAATAAAAAGAGTGAGAATATTGGAAATTTACTATCAGGTAAGATTAATTACAAGCTTTCTAATAATAATCTTGCTTTAAAAATATCTGATATTAACGAAGAAAAAGCAAAAAAAATACTTATGATTTTAGAAGAGCACTTAACTTAA
- a CDS encoding tRNA(Met) cytidine acetyltransferase TmcA domain-containing protein codes for MKKILETLEQTQKANIRNVIFVRSKDTFWVSFIETLKKQFSKSFVQQEYYQKNQLNKLLGDEVDLVILDFRLDIDINLLSICSGSIPGNGCIVIRINHPCEYSDNFSKRFFLTLKNSNLIF; via the coding sequence ATGAAAAAAATTTTAGAAACCTTAGAACAAACCCAAAAAGCTAACATTAGAAATGTTATATTTGTTCGATCAAAAGATACTTTTTGGGTTTCTTTCATCGAAACTTTGAAAAAACAATTTTCAAAGTCATTTGTTCAACAAGAATATTATCAAAAAAATCAACTCAATAAGCTACTGGGTGATGAAGTAGACCTTGTTATCCTTGATTTCCGCCTAGATATAGATATTAATCTTCTTTCAATCTGTTCAGGAAGTATTCCTGGGAATGGTTGTATTGTTATCAGAATTAATCATCCCTGTGAATATTCAGATAATTTTTCAAAAAGATTTTTTTTAACTTTAAAAAATTCAAATTTAATTTTTTAG
- a CDS encoding thermonuclease family protein, with protein MLKKIIIFLLLTLISMNVVSKTIYIQSTKIHVHDGDTLNFYYQSRKYKIRSSCIDTPELYGPSKSIGLQSKKKFIQLIKNHKVIKFILKGKDRYGRYIGTLYGNDSDINLQMVRQGYAFVYKKYCQNPEYYFAFKQAKLEKKGLFREGKHITEPWKYRRKYRP; from the coding sequence ATGTTAAAAAAAATAATCATTTTTTTACTTTTAACGCTTATATCAATGAATGTTGTTAGCAAAACTATTTATATTCAGTCTACGAAAATTCATGTTCATGATGGCGACACCTTAAATTTTTATTATCAGAGTAGGAAATATAAAATTAGAAGCAGTTGTATTGATACACCAGAGTTATATGGACCATCAAAATCAATTGGTTTGCAGTCAAAAAAGAAATTTATCCAGTTAATCAAAAATCATAAAGTGATTAAGTTTATTTTAAAGGGTAAAGATAGATATGGCAGGTACATTGGAACTTTATACGGAAATGATAGTGACATTAATTTACAGATGGTGAGGCAAGGGTATGCTTTTGTTTATAAAAAATATTGCCAAAATCCTGAATATTATTTTGCATTTAAACAAGCCAAATTAGAAAAAAAAGGGCTTTTTAGAGAAGGCAAACATATTACGGAGCCATGGAAATATCGAAGAAAATATCGTCCATAG
- a CDS encoding alpha-keto acid decarboxylase family protein, whose amino-acid sequence MKLPELIISIIKTQRCEYIFGVPGDYNLRFLDYIVKDKQLSWVGNCNELNAGYAADGYARENGFGVLVTTHGVGELSAANAVAGAFSEDVPLLQIVGYPKQSILNLDLPVHHTLANSNKNNFIQSYKPLCCAISLLNEHNYCYEISRVIQEILIQKKPGYIGLPVDLVDLDITNMCNEIEINPYYFTQKVSTSILNNIQKKIIKSKKPVLLIGEDIKKFNWINSVLSFINTVGIPFASALSAKAVISENHPLFVGMYAGQYNLEGRAKIFNSDCIITIGTKDTDFTTGGFSESQIDLKNVIQIRHDYIKISNTIYPSNLDVNDLLERLGSKLSQRTITHEDIKKCKVKRVGFNLQKKLEQNTFWAYISSHIIKDNDIIVADTGTSVFGLLDEYLPQKINFYSQLLWASIGYSLPASLGFALANKNKRILLFIGDGAFQLTGQELSSIKKVNANIIIFLICNEGYTVERAIHGPYEAYNDISAWDYEMFARSLGFSYVYKVNSLQCLEKINMKSHQSEPVLIQCFFDKMDIPSLLKEVTDNLKK is encoded by the coding sequence ATGAAACTTCCTGAACTAATTATAAGCATCATTAAGACCCAGAGGTGCGAGTATATTTTTGGTGTTCCAGGTGATTACAACTTGCGATTTCTAGATTATATTGTTAAGGATAAACAACTAAGTTGGGTAGGAAATTGCAATGAATTAAATGCAGGATATGCTGCAGATGGTTATGCAAGAGAAAATGGATTTGGTGTTTTAGTTACGACGCATGGCGTTGGTGAATTAAGCGCAGCAAATGCAGTAGCTGGGGCATTTTCAGAGGATGTCCCTTTGTTACAAATCGTTGGATATCCAAAACAAAGTATCTTGAACTTAGATTTGCCGGTTCATCATACATTGGCAAACTCAAATAAAAATAACTTTATCCAATCATATAAGCCATTATGTTGCGCTATTTCACTTTTAAATGAGCACAACTATTGCTATGAAATATCTAGAGTAATCCAAGAAATTTTGATCCAAAAAAAACCGGGGTATATTGGGTTACCTGTGGACTTGGTTGATCTCGATATTACAAATATGTGTAATGAAATAGAAATAAACCCCTACTATTTTACTCAGAAAGTATCGACTTCTATTTTGAATAACATTCAAAAAAAAATTATTAAGTCAAAAAAACCAGTACTTCTTATCGGTGAAGATATAAAAAAATTTAATTGGATAAATTCTGTTTTAAGTTTTATCAATACGGTAGGGATACCTTTTGCTTCGGCTTTATCTGCAAAGGCAGTCATTTCTGAGAACCATCCTTTATTTGTAGGAATGTATGCTGGTCAATATAACTTAGAAGGAAGAGCTAAAATATTTAATTCTGATTGTATCATTACTATTGGCACGAAAGACACAGATTTTACTACAGGTGGTTTTTCAGAGAGCCAGATTGACTTAAAAAATGTAATTCAAATCAGGCATGACTACATCAAGATAAGCAATACAATTTATCCAAGTAACCTAGATGTGAATGATTTACTTGAAAGATTAGGTAGTAAATTGTCACAACGCACAATTACTCATGAGGACATCAAAAAATGCAAAGTCAAAAGAGTTGGCTTTAACTTACAAAAAAAATTGGAACAAAATACTTTTTGGGCATATATTTCCTCTCACATCATAAAAGACAATGATATTATCGTGGCAGATACGGGAACTTCAGTATTTGGTTTACTAGATGAATATTTACCTCAAAAAATTAACTTTTATTCCCAACTTCTTTGGGCATCAATTGGATACTCTCTTCCTGCTTCTCTTGGATTTGCTTTAGCAAACAAAAATAAAAGAATACTTTTATTCATCGGAGATGGAGCTTTTCAATTGACAGGGCAGGAGTTAAGCAGTATTAAGAAAGTTAATGCGAATATTATAATATTCTTGATTTGTAACGAAGGGTATACAGTTGAAAGGGCAATTCATGGCCCTTATGAAGCTTACAATGATATTAGTGCATGGGACTATGAGATGTTTGCACGCTCTCTCGGTTTTTCATATGTTTATAAAGTTAACAGTTTACAATGTCTTGAGAAAATTAATATGAAAAGCCATCAATCTGAACCAGTTTTAATTCAATGTTTTTTTGATAAAATGGATATACCGTCCTTACTAAAAGAAGTAACTGATAATTTAAAAAAATAA
- a CDS encoding GNAT family N-acetyltransferase — protein MVKQVIKVYEGRSKRPLIVTASRGRGKSTGLALAAFYLMSNHKVNIIVTSPHKNNVVAVFNKLAELFRECFNWKFEFQNSSIQYMSPEDAVKYNIRPCLLFVDEAASIPIEILKELALSFNRVVFSSTVHGYEGTGRGFEIKFKKFMKIKFPNCNFFELHEPIRWSTDDPLESWLDELLLVNDISPSNMIGTFNKKFLKVDNNYLSNNENILKQVFTLLVDSHYQTQPSDLKQLLNKGNLVVFLVMEGDTLLGCALVEKEYNFSKEDSLNIFRGRKRTKGNLLQQSLSVYCNQFDLLLNNFGRIMRIAVLNNRRQEKIGSGLINQIRKWATINAIDIVGTSFGIDSELLNFWFSNNYKPVKLGIHKDASSGLYSIVMLDSKIKRYDEFERLFDLFNYSFVNSLSSTYKNEPIDYLYTILLNIKLPFESFPDENTYIKKYLNGQMHYEFVEFILKQWLIKVIYQKKASLENCSILILKIIQSKDWTICAKKNNLNGRRETEKFLKQKISILLNQKN, from the coding sequence ATGGTCAAACAAGTAATTAAAGTGTATGAAGGGCGCTCTAAGAGGCCTTTAATTGTAACTGCAAGTCGAGGTAGAGGTAAGTCAACTGGATTAGCACTTGCTGCATTTTACTTGATGTCAAATCATAAAGTTAATATTATTGTAACTTCCCCCCATAAAAATAATGTTGTCGCTGTTTTTAATAAATTAGCAGAACTCTTTAGAGAATGCTTTAATTGGAAATTTGAATTTCAAAATTCCAGTATTCAATATATGTCCCCAGAGGATGCTGTGAAATATAATATTAGGCCATGTCTTTTATTTGTTGATGAAGCTGCAAGTATCCCTATAGAAATTTTAAAAGAGCTCGCATTATCTTTTAATAGAGTTGTATTTTCTTCGACTGTGCATGGATATGAAGGCACAGGAAGAGGGTTCGAAATTAAATTTAAAAAGTTTATGAAAATAAAGTTTCCTAATTGTAACTTTTTTGAATTGCATGAACCTATAAGATGGTCCACCGATGATCCGCTTGAATCTTGGCTCGATGAGTTACTTTTAGTAAATGATATAAGTCCTTCAAATATGATAGGTACTTTTAACAAAAAGTTTCTTAAAGTAGACAATAATTATCTTTCAAATAATGAAAATATTTTGAAGCAAGTTTTTACATTACTTGTGGATTCTCACTATCAAACGCAGCCGTCTGATTTAAAGCAACTTTTAAATAAAGGTAATTTAGTTGTTTTTTTGGTTATGGAAGGAGATACTCTTCTAGGTTGTGCATTAGTAGAGAAAGAGTATAATTTTTCTAAAGAAGATTCATTAAATATTTTTAGAGGGAGGAAGCGTACAAAAGGCAATCTTTTACAACAAAGTTTAAGTGTTTATTGTAATCAGTTTGATCTTTTGCTAAATAATTTTGGCCGCATCATGAGAATAGCAGTATTAAACAATCGAAGACAAGAAAAAATTGGAAGTGGTTTAATTAATCAAATTAGGAAATGGGCAACAATTAATGCTATAGACATAGTCGGCACAAGCTTTGGTATTGATAGTGAATTACTCAATTTTTGGTTCTCTAATAACTATAAACCGGTCAAATTAGGCATTCATAAAGACGCTTCTAGCGGTTTATATTCTATTGTAATGCTGGACTCCAAAATAAAAAGATATGATGAATTTGAACGTTTATTTGATCTCTTTAACTATTCATTTGTGAATTCTTTATCATCGACTTATAAAAATGAACCCATCGATTACTTATATACTATTCTTTTGAATATCAAATTACCATTTGAAAGCTTTCCTGATGAAAACACCTATATTAAAAAATATTTGAATGGACAAATGCATTATGAGTTTGTTGAATTTATTTTAAAGCAATGGTTAATAAAGGTTATTTATCAGAAAAAAGCATCTTTAGAAAATTGTAGCATCCTTATATTAAAAATTATTCAGTCAAAAGATTGGACTATATGTGCAAAAAAAAATAACTTAAATGGAAGACGTGAAACTGAAAAATTTTTAAAGCAGAAAATTTCAATTTTATTGAATCAAAAGAATTAA
- the pdxH gene encoding pyridoxamine 5'-phosphate oxidase, translating to MSADYESSRREYLQDRLNDGEMPPNPFSLFEVWLKEYVESKAKDPTAMVLATVNKEGQSFQRIVLMKELTNDSIIFYTNLKSNKANQIKECNKVSINFPWQSMDRQVNMQGEATFLDAEKSEKYFLSRPFESQIAAWSSPQSQVIESRGFLDKAFEENFKKFSKENIKKPEFWGGVVVKINYIEFWQGGGKRLHDRFLYQKEGQNWNLNRLAP from the coding sequence ATGTCAGCTGATTACGAGTCTTCACGAAGAGAATATCTTCAAGATAGATTAAATGATGGTGAAATGCCACCTAATCCGTTTAGTTTGTTTGAGGTTTGGTTGAAGGAATATGTGGAAAGTAAAGCTAAAGATCCAACGGCAATGGTATTGGCTACAGTAAATAAAGAAGGACAAAGCTTTCAGAGAATAGTTCTGATGAAGGAACTTACCAACGATAGTATTATTTTTTACACGAACCTGAAAAGCAACAAGGCTAATCAAATAAAAGAGTGTAATAAAGTTAGTATTAATTTTCCATGGCAATCAATGGATAGACAAGTTAATATGCAAGGAGAAGCAACCTTTTTAGACGCGGAAAAGTCCGAAAAATATTTTTTGAGCAGACCTTTTGAAAGTCAGATAGCTGCTTGGAGTAGCCCTCAGAGCCAAGTCATTGAAAGTAGAGGTTTTTTAGACAAAGCTTTCGAAGAAAACTTTAAAAAATTTTCTAAAGAAAACATAAAAAAACCAGAATTTTGGGGTGGAGTGGTTGTAAAAATTAATTACATAGAATTTTGGCAGGGTGGAGGCAAAAGGCTACATGATAGATTTCTATATCAAAAGGAAGGACAAAACTGGAATTTAAATCGATTAGCGCCCTAA
- a CDS encoding MerR family transcriptional regulator: MALLKIKEFAQKSGVSQRTLRHYDKLGLLSPSYRADNGYRYYNKDDFSRLQQINILKTFGFSLKEIQQFIDNHENINSSLKSQSFLLKLKSQTYFRIASLMDNIIENQESIKWEEFYKLALFLKTDLETWEDLKHLQLKNDLTDEFRIEFLEFKKYQSDISNQKERAFFLGLWSKIEDKVKVLMEEERSQGKLQDQQIELIIVDYLKFLNKTFYGSRDFLLTRNFHQQITEKYSFLHNHSIIEWIENKEQQLWIEKIEKLYKNRQHENQLQQRNEFLGFLNHVGITIPLFKQIYLINLESYYSDTIKLEYVKKLLNLGT, encoded by the coding sequence TTGGCTTTATTAAAAATAAAAGAGTTCGCACAGAAAAGTGGTGTCTCCCAAAGAACTTTGAGACATTATGACAAATTAGGTCTTCTGTCACCATCATATCGTGCTGATAATGGCTATAGATATTACAATAAGGATGATTTTTCTAGACTTCAACAAATTAATATACTTAAAACGTTTGGGTTTTCGTTAAAAGAAATACAACAATTTATAGATAATCATGAAAATATTAATTCATCCTTAAAATCACAATCATTTTTATTAAAATTAAAATCTCAAACCTATTTCAGAATAGCATCTTTAATGGATAATATCATTGAAAACCAAGAATCAATAAAATGGGAAGAATTTTATAAACTTGCACTTTTTCTTAAAACAGATTTAGAAACTTGGGAAGATTTAAAGCATTTACAATTAAAGAATGATTTGACAGATGAGTTTCGTATTGAATTTTTGGAATTTAAGAAGTATCAAAGTGATATTTCTAATCAGAAGGAAAGAGCTTTTTTTTTAGGTTTATGGTCAAAAATTGAGGATAAAGTTAAAGTTTTAATGGAGGAAGAGCGTTCACAGGGTAAGCTACAAGATCAACAAATTGAACTAATTATTGTTGATTACTTGAAATTTCTTAATAAAACCTTTTATGGCTCCAGAGATTTTTTATTAACAAGAAACTTTCATCAACAAATTACTGAAAAATATAGCTTTCTTCATAATCATAGTATTATTGAATGGATTGAAAATAAAGAACAACAACTTTGGATAGAAAAGATAGAAAAGTTATACAAAAACCGTCAACACGAAAATCAACTGCAACAAAGAAATGAATTTTTAGGTTTTCTTAATCATGTAGGGATAACGATTCCACTGTTTAAACAAATATACTTAATAAATTTGGAAAGTTATTATAGTGATACTATAAAATTAGAGTATGTAAAAAAGCTCTTAAATCTTGGAACATAG
- the putA gene encoding bifunctional proline dehydrogenase/L-glutamate gamma-semialdehyde dehydrogenase PutA: protein MINKKPVRIYAPIGSYENLLPYLVRRLLENGANSSFIHQLLDDSYAINEVVKDPLKYLIDSGLKSNPKIDLPQNIFRPYRDNSSGVDINNLSSQMKLQQNVIPYLSCYFNASSIVAGKCLDSNNRIEIRSPYDPEKIIGKVAWSNEDDVKMAFKSAVNFKESWIQTPIKTKSKMASDLANLIEENKHELIALNIMEAGKTFSDSIDEIREAIDFCRFYASEVMQMEQDFPTLFNDKITYKYQGKGICVCISPWNFPIAIFIGQIVAALVTGNCVIAKPAPQTSVIAFKLGKLILEAGFPEHAFHLLLGDGVSLGNKIIEQNNIDQIVFTGSTQTALHIRDKIAQVETNMIDIIAETGGLNVMVVDSTALLEQAAIDIIHSAFYSAGQRCSALRVLYIQEDIYQKLIDLIIGATMLLKVGSPEQMNTDIGPVIDKQAQNMLLTHIERMKKLGKIIYEQEQFNNEGQFVYPTIVKLDSINELTHEIFGPVLHVISYKPNSLGHIIEDINNQGYGLTLGIQTRNHILANYLEKNIKVGNTYINRNQVGAVVESQPFGGMGKSGTGPKAGGPLYLKELSKKNINL, encoded by the coding sequence ATGATCAATAAAAAACCAGTCAGAATTTATGCTCCTATTGGAAGCTATGAAAATCTTTTACCCTATTTAGTGAGAAGATTACTTGAAAATGGAGCCAATAGCTCTTTTATTCATCAGTTATTAGATGATTCATATGCTATAAATGAAGTTGTCAAAGACCCGTTAAAGTATTTAATAGATAGTGGTTTAAAATCAAACCCTAAGATTGATTTACCTCAAAATATCTTTAGACCTTATAGGGATAACTCTAGCGGTGTTGACATAAATAATTTATCAAGCCAAATGAAATTACAACAAAATGTAATCCCTTATTTGAGTTGTTATTTTAACGCCAGTTCTATTGTTGCCGGTAAATGTTTAGACAGTAATAATAGAATCGAAATTAGATCTCCGTATGATCCAGAAAAAATAATAGGAAAAGTTGCATGGTCTAATGAAGATGATGTAAAAATGGCATTTAAATCTGCAGTTAATTTTAAAGAATCTTGGATTCAGACTCCTATTAAGACCAAAAGTAAAATGGCTTCTGATCTTGCTAATTTAATTGAAGAAAATAAACATGAATTAATAGCACTTAATATTATGGAAGCAGGTAAAACGTTTAGCGATAGTATTGATGAAATTAGAGAAGCCATTGATTTTTGTAGATTTTATGCATCCGAAGTGATGCAAATGGAACAAGATTTCCCAACTTTATTTAATGATAAAATTACCTATAAATATCAAGGAAAAGGAATTTGTGTCTGTATTAGTCCTTGGAATTTTCCAATAGCTATTTTTATAGGACAAATTGTTGCAGCTTTAGTTACAGGGAATTGTGTGATTGCAAAACCGGCACCTCAAACAAGCGTAATTGCTTTTAAATTAGGCAAATTAATTTTAGAAGCAGGGTTTCCTGAACATGCATTTCATCTTCTTTTGGGTGATGGAGTATCCTTGGGCAACAAAATTATAGAACAAAATAACATAGATCAAATTGTGTTTACTGGTTCAACACAGACGGCCTTACACATTAGAGATAAAATTGCTCAAGTTGAAACAAATATGATAGATATTATTGCTGAAACGGGCGGTTTAAATGTAATGGTCGTGGACAGTACGGCTCTATTAGAGCAAGCTGCTATTGATATTATACATTCAGCATTTTATTCAGCTGGCCAACGGTGTTCAGCATTAAGAGTTTTATATATCCAAGAAGATATATATCAAAAGCTTATTGATTTGATTATTGGAGCAACGATGCTTTTAAAAGTTGGCAGTCCTGAGCAAATGAATACTGATATTGGCCCTGTTATTGACAAGCAAGCTCAAAACATGCTGTTAACACACATAGAGCGCATGAAAAAGCTTGGCAAGATTATTTATGAACAAGAACAATTTAATAATGAAGGTCAATTTGTTTACCCAACAATCGTGAAATTAGACTCTATTAATGAACTAACCCACGAAATTTTTGGTCCAGTATTACATGTTATAAGTTACAAGCCTAATTCATTAGGTCATATAATTGAGGACATAAATAACCAAGGTTATGGATTAACACTGGGCATTCAAACTAGAAATCATATTTTAGCGAACTACTTGGAGAAAAATATAAAAGTTGGTAATACCTATATAAATAGAAATCAAGTTGGCGCGGTTGTAGAGTCACAACCTTTTGGTGGAATGGGTAAATCAGGTACTGGTCCAAAAGCTGGAGGTCCACTGTATTTAAAAGAATTATCTAAAAAAAATATTAATTTATGA
- a CDS encoding M17 family metallopeptidase: MQLETILNTPNVNIRKKKFNFTEIDSYELIILIVEDFNNNEFLASLDSLELKSRFKKSGNQHNSDYLTQIPNSSGTYFLALKKSIPFTFMDKLKNKLKKIDNLKGNIAIVNQSNKSDIAQYALRTTLALSANLPQYKKESNSHLIKNIELFNGGSKSLINEVIAGHKGNFLARSLSILPTNYLTPQKYLKIIKEICKQYKLSLEVYNYQTLKNMGANAFCAVGRACQDESFIICVKRRVGDVKNKVTFVGKGICFDTGGVSLKDPTGMYGMHEDMQGSSVALGSLLAISDADYPINVDCYLAITQNLIGSESYLVNEVITALNGTTIEVTDTDAEGRMALSDTLTLASKEKSDLLIDYATLTGSAVRAVSTRYTALFTPNIDRIGHLVHLGNESGERVWPLPMSDDFDQLLSSEIADTLQCCVTSSPDHILAARFLHKFIDHNNVKEWWHLDLASAENKGGLGAIPTNTTGNGVFFTMAAIKSQFKL; the protein is encoded by the coding sequence ATGCAACTAGAAACTATTTTAAATACACCGAATGTAAATATTAGAAAAAAAAAATTTAATTTTACTGAAATTGATAGTTATGAATTGATTATTTTAATTGTTGAAGACTTCAATAATAACGAGTTTTTAGCAAGTTTAGATAGTTTAGAGTTGAAGAGTCGATTTAAAAAATCAGGCAATCAGCATAACTCAGATTATCTTACCCAAATTCCAAATAGTTCAGGTACGTACTTTTTAGCTTTAAAAAAGAGTATCCCCTTTACTTTTATGGATAAGTTAAAAAATAAGCTTAAAAAAATAGATAATTTGAAGGGAAATATTGCGATAGTTAATCAATCTAACAAATCAGATATAGCTCAATATGCATTAAGAACAACATTAGCTTTAAGTGCTAACTTACCTCAATATAAAAAAGAATCGAACTCCCACCTGATCAAAAACATAGAGCTTTTTAATGGCGGGTCGAAGAGTTTAATTAATGAAGTTATTGCAGGTCATAAAGGAAATTTTTTGGCACGTTCACTTTCTATATTGCCGACTAATTATTTAACTCCTCAAAAATATTTAAAAATTATCAAAGAAATTTGTAAACAATATAAATTGAGTTTAGAAGTTTATAATTATCAGACACTTAAAAATATGGGAGCTAACGCATTTTGTGCAGTTGGTAGAGCATGTCAAGATGAGTCATTCATTATATGTGTCAAAAGAAGAGTCGGTGATGTAAAAAACAAAGTGACCTTTGTTGGAAAAGGGATATGTTTCGATACTGGTGGAGTGAGTTTAAAAGATCCAACAGGCATGTATGGTATGCATGAAGATATGCAAGGAAGTTCAGTAGCTTTGGGAAGCTTGTTAGCAATATCTGATGCTGATTATCCGATTAATGTAGATTGTTATTTAGCTATTACACAAAACTTAATAGGAAGCGAATCTTATTTAGTTAATGAAGTAATTACAGCCTTAAATGGCACCACGATTGAAGTTACAGATACAGATGCAGAAGGAAGAATGGCTCTTTCTGATACATTGACTTTGGCTTCTAAGGAAAAATCTGATTTATTGATAGATTATGCCACTTTAACAGGCTCTGCTGTTAGAGCCGTTTCCACTCGTTACACTGCATTATTTACCCCTAACATTGACCGCATTGGCCATTTAGTTCATTTGGGTAACGAATCAGGTGAAAGAGTTTGGCCTCTTCCAATGTCGGATGATTTTGATCAATTATTATCGTCTGAGATTGCAGATACATTGCAATGTTGCGTGACATCAAGCCCTGATCACATTTTAGCAGCAAGGTTTTTACATAAGTTCATTGATCATAACAATGTTAAAGAATGGTGGCATTTAGATTTAGCATCAGCAGAAAATAAAGGTGGCCTTGGCGCTATCCCGACTAATACAACCGGAAATGGAGTGTTTTTTACAATGGCTGCAATTAAATCTCAATTTAAACTCTAA